Proteins from a genomic interval of Debaryomyces hansenii CBS767 chromosome E complete sequence:
- a CDS encoding DEHA2E17138p (similar to CA5459|IPF276 Candida albicans), producing MSLPFTVIICIVLLSAILISIVIFGNSPNFRNTPIYKLRLKILRWNHDIIAWINYVDSHVFGNKLVFYSGWLVPLFYIIVVSFCLHQFFTKVYKLLPLFVRKSGFHSTYIAFTILCIFIDTFMATFSNPGKITTGNVDKVDNFFQNNELIFFADNYCSTCEIIKPARSKHCSICNNCIMLFDHHCIWVNNCVGYYNYKWFMGFLIANINLLGYGGYLCYQAMSSTKTEFPTLSYWKTIISTNDSNKATGVLLILCVIFIMIAVLFTGLHLRYLYLGVTTNECDKWSEVEYLISLGSLYQVIDSNLNEKYVEKCVIMNHDNDSYETVFISLKNENVLFSSNDGINLRKIESMEDDLINIYDHGFVDNLKERMFNRVLN from the coding sequence ATGAGTTTACCATTTACTGTTATAATATGCATAGTATTATTGTCTGCTATATTAATTAGTATAGTGATCTTCGGTAATTCTCCCAATTTCAGGAACACTCCGATATACAAGTtaagattgaaaatattacGATGGAATCATGATATTATTGCTTGGATCAATTACGTTGATTCACATGTTTTTGGTAATAAGTTAGTATTTTATTCAGGATGGTTGGTTCCGTTATTCTACATTATTGTTGTTAGTTTTTGCTTGCATCAATTTTTTACCAAGGTTTATAAACTTTTACCTTTATTCGTAAGAAAAAGTGGCTTTCATTCAACTTACATCGCATTTACAATCTTGTGCATTTTCATAGACACATTCATGGCTACGTTCAGTAATCCTGGCAAAATAACTACCGGTAACGTTGACAAAGTGGATAACTTTTTCCAAAACAACgaattgatattctttgCAGATAACTACTGTTCCACTTGTGAGATTATCAAGCCTGCAAGATCAAAGCATTGTTCAATCTGtaataattgtataatGTTGTTTGATCACCACTGTATTTGGGTCAACAATTGTGTTGGGTactataattataaatggTTCATGGGATTTTTAATAGCGAATATCAACCTATTGGGTTACGGTGGGTATTTATGCTATCAAGCGATGTCTTCTACGAAAACTGAATTTCCAACTTTAAGTTATTGGAaaacaattatttctacaaatgattcaaataagGCTACTGGCgtattattaatactatGCGTTATATTCATAATGATAGCTGTTTTATTTACAGGTTTACATTTGAGATATTTGTATCTAGGCGTCACAACTAATGAATGCGATAAATGGTCGGAAGTTGAGTATTTGATTAGCCTTGGTTCGCTTTATCAAGTCATAGATAgtaatttgaatgaaaaatatgtGGAGAAGTGtgtaataatgaatcacGACAATGATTCATACGAAACTGTGTTCATTAGtttaaagaatgaaaatgtGCTATTTTCGTCTAATGACGGCATTAATCTACGTAAAATTGAATCGATGGAGGACGATCTAATTAACATTTATGATCATGGCTTTGTGGATAATTTAAAAGAACGAATGTTTAATAGAGTTCTTAATTGA
- a CDS encoding DEHA2E17182p (similar to uniprot|Q74ZZ4 Ashbya gossypii AGR063W): protein MTELNIPIQQDLGETDSDYLTDSDSYYYDDSGSEYELTAQEQWEESLKQINNLINLIIFPLIGKVIGRRFSHIIWRRFANWWFV, encoded by the coding sequence ATGACAGAACTTAATATACCAATACAACAAGACCTTGGTGAAACAGACAGTGATTACTTGACGGATTCAGATTCTTATTATTACGATGATTCAGGTTCAGAATATGAATTGACAGCTCAAGAACAATGGGAAGAAAGCttgaaacaaataaataatttaattaatttgataatatttccaTTGATTGGTAAAGTTATAGGCAGAAGGTTTTCGCATATTATATGGAGAAGGTTTGCAAACTGGTGGTTTGTCTAA
- a CDS encoding DEHA2E17226p (similar to uniprot|Q3E6R4 Saccharomyces cerevisiae YDR524C-B), which produces MQFKSVIVAFAAVSAVSAASNSTVGGASNGTVGGASNGTAGGASNGTAGGASNGSSGSTGESGASIVGAGVVGAVAAAGVALLF; this is translated from the coding sequence ATGCAATTCAAATCTGTTATCGTCGCTTTCGCTGCTGTCTCCGCTGTTTCAGCTGCTTCTAACTCCACTGTCGGTGGTGCTTCCAACGGTACTGTTGGTGGTGCTTCCAACGGTACTGCTGGTGGTGCCTCTAACGGTACTGCTGGTGGTGCCTCTAACGGTTCTTCTGGTTCTACTGGTGAATCCGGTGCTTCCATCGTCGGTGCTGGTGTCGTTGGTGCTGTTGCTGCTGCTGGTGTCGCTTTATTATTCTAA
- a CDS encoding DEHA2E17094p (some similarities with CA1143|CaIFF12.3eoc Candida albicans) — MSTHKIHHKFIDEEKFHLEQPPLVCKPKATKCPGCKNQYKRCAVCKRHIKKRYCLQCIPGPPGRPGPPGRRGPPGPPGPSGEMGDQGPKGATGGQGATGPSGEIGDQGPKGAGGDRGISGDTGVEGDQGPKGAGGERGIGGPQGVDGDTGTKGASGGGGITGANGVDGDTGHKGASGEGGNTGANGVDGDTGHKGASGEGGNTGANGVDGDQGPKGPPGMQGPAGFQGVEGDPA; from the coding sequence ATGTCCACCCACAAGATTCAtcataaatttattgatgagGAAAAATTCCACTTAGAACAACCACCATTAGTTTGCAAACCCAAAGCTACAAAATGTCCGGGTTGcaaaaatcaatataaaaGATGCGCAGTGTGCAAACGCCATATTAAGAAGCGCTACTGTCTTCAATGTATCCCAGGACCTCCAGGACGGCCAGGACCCCCAGGGCGGCGAGGGCCTCCAGGGCCTCCAGGGCCATCAGGGGAAATGGGTGATCAAGGACCTAAAGGGGCAACAGGTGGTCAAGGGGCGACTGGACCTTCAGGAGAAATAGGTGACCAAGGGCCTAAAGGAGCTGGTGGTGACAGAGGTATCAGCGGGGATACTGGTGTAGAAGGTGACCAAGGGCCTAAAGGAGCTGGTGGTGAAAGAGGTATCGGTGGACCTCAAGGTGTAGATGGTGACACCGGAACTAAAGGAGCGAGTGGTGGCGGAGGTATCACTGGGGCTAATGGTGTAGACGGTGACACGGGACATAAAGGAGCTAGTGGTGAAGGAGGTAACACCGGAGCTAATGGTGTAGACGGTGACACCGGACATAAAGGAGCTAGTGGTGAAGGAGGTAACACTGGAGCTAATGGTGTAGACGGTGACCAAGGGCCTAAGGGACCTCCAGGTATGCAAGGTCCCGCTGGGTTTCAAGGTGTAGAAGGTGATCCGGCTTAA
- a CDS encoding DEHA2E17116p (weakly similar to uniprot|P18899 Saccharomyces cerevisiae YMR173W): MSSTYNIQDSFPLEPLRKPKHKKCHGCKKCLGYKPVPGPRGPKGDQGDKGIQGLTGPAGPAGPAGPAAPISFSINTTNTNTHNQTLSNTDTNDTTTNNSHSKDRHDADIDVNKKHIDRHDFDIDVDKKYIDKSDNSKKFIKSLNDNSDNTDKHIDKSDNSKKFIKSLNDNSDNTDKHIDKSDNSKKHIDRHDIDIDVDKKYIDESDNSKKFIKSLNDNSDNTDKHIDKSDNSKKHVDRHDIDIDVDKKYIDESDNSKKFIKSLNDNSDNTENKKHIDKSDNSKKFIKSLNDNSDNTENEKHIDKSDNSKKFIKSLNDNSDNTENEKHIDKSDNSKNINKSHSDNSKNIDFEKNIKH, encoded by the coding sequence ATGTCTTCCACttataatattcaagattCGTTCCCACTTGAACCACTTCGCAAACCCAAACATAAAAAGTGTCATGGTTGCAAAAAGTGCTTGGGTTACAAACCAGTCCCAGGACCAAGGGGACCCAAGGGTGACCAGGGTGACAAAGGTATACAAGGATTGACAGGACCTGCAGGACCAGCAGGGCCAGCAGGACCTGCTGCACCAATTAGCTTTCTGATTAATACGACAAACACGAATACTCACAACCAGACCCTTTCCAATACCGATACCAACGATACCACTACCAATAATAGCCATTCCAAGGATCGCCACGATGCCGATATCGATGTCAATAAGAAACATATCGATCGCCACGATTTCGATATCGATGTCGACAAGAAATATATCGATAAGAGTGATAATTCTAAGAAGTTCATTAAGAGTCTTAACGACAATTCCGACAATACCGATAAACACATCGATAAGAGCGATAATTCTAAGAAGTTCATTAAGAGTCTTAACGACAATTCCGACAATACGGATAAACACATCGATAAGAGCGATAATTCTAAGAAACATATTGATCGCCATGATATCGATATCGATGTCgataagaaatatatagaTGAGAGTGATAATTCTAAGAAGTTCATTAAGAGTCTTAACGACAATTCCGACAATACCGATAAACACATCGATAAGAGCGATAATTCTAAGAAACATGTTGATCGCCACGATATCGATATCGATGTCGAcaagaaatatatagaTGAGAGTGATAATTCTAAGAAGTTCATTAAGAGTCTTAACGACAATTCCGACAATACCGAGAACAAGAAACACATCGATAAGAGCGATAATTCTAAGAAGTTCATTAAGAGTCTTAACGACAATTCCGACAATACTGAGAACGAGAAACACATCGATAAGAGCGATAATTCTAAGAAGTTCATTAAGAGTCTTAACGACAATTCCGACAATACCGAGAACGAGAAACACATCGATAAGAGCGATAATTCtaagaatatcaataagAGCCATAGCGACAATTCCAAGAATATCGATTTCGAGAAAAACATTAAGCATTAG
- a CDS encoding DEHA2E17072p (no similarity) gives MHEKTKLSSQKKIKTLLVFKLTKDEKSMFNEQKKRIDIVTRRQHTLPTDINRHVDDSDSEITCSSVMANRTSRPNGQASTIANIQDNEDSNDRLRVIEYNSKLRSNYKDGKKGKRKRKLIEYDYGEEDHDLDNNNQLIQLPEPRLNVQYIGRSSDKSAKTSKMRTSPFASYDYSEDVESKKHLCSLILENFDNLNIIELFNEEANILLQLHLFHLYVYSVVHDQDKTFLETNNGLFNSGTFIKILNNLLQVNELNHNFNATFTPGDNIVTQKKNKKERITEKINVPNIILKRLDIPNES, from the coding sequence ATGCACgaaaaaacaaaattgaGTTCGcagaaaaaaattaagacCCTTTTAGTTTTCAAACTTACAAAGGATGAAAAATCAATGTTCAATGAGCAAAAGAAAAGGATTGATATAGTTACAAGGAGACAACATACTTTACCTACCGATATTAATAGACATGTTGATGACAGCGATTCCGAGATTACTTGTAGCTCAGTTATGGCAAATAGAACAAGCAGACCTAACGGACAAGCATCAACAATAGCCAACATTCAGGATAATGAAGACAGTAATGATAGACTAAGGGTAATAGAGTATAATTCTAAACTCCGGTCAAATTACAAGGATGGAAAAAAAGGAAAGAGAAAACGTAAATTAATTGAGTACGATTATGGCGAAGAGGATCATGATTTAGACAATAACAATCAACTAATACAACTACCAGAACCGAGATTGAATGTTCAATATATTGGTAGAAGTTCAGATAAGTCAGCAAAGACGAGCAAAATGAGAACTTCTCCTTTTGCTTCTTATGACTATAGCGAAGATGTAGAAAGCAAAAAGCATTTATGCTCGTTAATATTAGAGAATTTTGACAATCTAAACATAatcgaattatttaatgaagaagctAATATTTTGCTACAGCTACATTTGTTTCATTTATACGTCTATTCCGTAGTTCACGATCAAGATAAAACTTTTTTGGAAACAAATAACGGTCTTTTCAATTCAGGAacatttatcaaaatacTAAACAACTTACTACAGGTGAACGAATTAAACCATAATTTCAATGCAACGTTCACACCGGGCGATAATATAGTGACTCaaaaaaagaacaagaaagaaagaattacTGAAAAGATAAACGTGCCTAATAtcatattgaaaagattagATATTCCCAACGAAAGTTAA
- a CDS encoding DEHA2E17270p (highly similar to uniprot|Q04432 Saccharomyces cerevisiae YDR533c) yields MLTHKKILLAVTSYNEVFYQDGAKTGLFLVEALHPFEVFKDNGYEVDFVSETGSFGFDEHSLAPDFLNGKDLEVYKDSKSDFNQHLKNLKKASEVNADDYGVFFASAGHATLFDYPKAKGLQSLAQAIWAKGGVVAAVCHGGAIFDGLIDQATGKPLIEGKSITGFTDLGEIMLKVDGIMKENNLLSVEDVAKKFGAKYLAPIGPWDDYTVADGKLITGVNPASAASTAKRSLIAVKHKHT; encoded by the coding sequence ATGTTAACTCATAAGAAAATTTTACTAGCAGTCACTTCTTATAATGAAGTGTTTTACCAGGATGGTGCGAAAACAGGGTTGTTCTTGGTAGAAGCTTTGCATCCATTTGAAGTATTCAAGGATAACGGATATGAAGTTGATTTCGTATCTGAAACTGGTAGTTTTGGATTCGATGAGCATTCTCTTGCTCCAGATTTCTTAAATGGTAAAGACTTAGAAGTGTATAAGGATTCTAAATCTGACTTTAATCagcatttgaagaatctcAAAAAAGCATCCGAAGTCAATGCAGATGACTACGGAGTCTTCTTTGCGTCTGCAGGACATGCTACCCTATTTGATTATCCAAAGGCCAAGGGGTTGCAAAGCTTAGCTCAGGCCATCTGGGCGAAGGGTGGTGTCGTTGCTGCTGTCTGCCATGGAGGAGCAATTTTCGATGGATTGATTGATCAAGCCACTGGCAAGCCTTTGATTGAAGGCAAGTCTATAACAGGTTTCACTGATCTTGGCGAAATTATGTTGAAAGTAGATGGCATtatgaaagaaaataatttgttatCAGTAGAGGATGTTGCTAAGAAATTCGGTGCCAAGTATTTAGCACCCATTGGTCCTTGGGATGATTATACTGTTGCTGATGGCAAGTTAATCACTGGTGTTAATCCTGCGTCAGCAGCTTCAACAGCAAAGAGGTCGCTTATTGCTGTTAAGCATAAGCATACGTAA
- a CDS encoding DEHA2E17204p (similar to uniprot|P15565 Saccharomyces cerevisiae YDR120C), producing MLKSIFKRIQRVWRMADINIEEFNTIKEGKAVVLTPKEDKVFYNPIQQFNRDLSVMGIKAWTELYMESKAGEREKANKKRKLDNGAEEKMEEKPFIKILEALSATGLRAIRYGHEIPQVSKIVANDLLPEAVKSIDRNIEYNQLTDKVESNLGDAIKFMSSTNEKFHVIDLDPYGTATPFIDSAIQGIRDEGLLLVTCTDAGVLAGSGYPEKCFALYGGHNFGNSNVSGEANHEAGIRLILNMIATNAAKYKKTIEPLVSLSIDFYFRLLIKVKTSPIEVKQLASKTMLTYYCTGCGNKLNQPLGRVVESGKQNKKFQVPKLVNINSKCEYCEGNYNIAGPMWYGNLHNEEFINRMLKVNADSDKEVYCTTERIKGMLTLAKNEMELPFYFNLNQLSSLFKSPPIPINDFCRSVGNLGYNVSLTHAKKNCIKTDAPWDVILKINRQWLAESNKALLKTYEQKLADSPENETLLSKINFYKENIDGNPNLTSGMVGYKILKNLPKNANDEVINFNDDNDVSQKINKLRHLKMVRYQENPTKNWGPKARPGK from the coding sequence ATGcttaaatcaatatttaaaagaATTCAAAGAGTCTGGAGAATGGCagatataaatatagaaGAGTTTAACACAATAAAGGAAGGAAAGGCGGTGGTCTTGACCCCCAAAGAAGACAAGGTTTTTTACAATCCTATCCAACAATTCAATAGAGATTTGTCAGTCATGGGTATTAAGGCATGGACAGAGCTTTACATGGAAAGTAAGGCTggagaaagagaaaaagcaaacaagaaaagaaaacttGATAATGGTGCAGAGGAAAAAATGGAGGAGAAACCgtttatcaaaatattggaaGCATTATCAGCTACAGGACTTAGAGCCATTAGATACGGGCATGAAATCCCACAGGTAAGCAAAATTGTCGCCAACGATTTATTACCAGAGGCAGTTAAGTCAATAGATAGAAATATTGAGtataatcaattaaccGACAAAGTTGAATCTAACTTAGGTGATGCTATCAAATTCATGTCCAGCACgaatgaaaaattccatgtaattgatttagaCCCATATGGAACCGCCACACCATTTATTGATAGTGCTATACAGGGAATAAGAGATGAAGGCTTATTATTAGTGACATGCACTGACGCCGGTGTTTTGGCCGGGTCAGGATATCCAGAAAAGTGTTTTGCATTATATGGGGGCCATAATTTTGGGAATTCCAATGTAAGCGGCGAGGCTAACCATGAAGCTGGAATAagattaatattgaatatgattGCAACAAATGCCGCCAAGTATAAGAAAACGATTGAGCCATTGGTATCGTTATCCATTGATTTCTATTTCAGGCTTCTTATCAAAGTCAAAACAAGTCCAATCGAAGTCAAACAATTAGCTAGTAAAACCATGCTAACATATTATTGTACCGGGTGTggaaataaattaaatcaacCCTTAGGAAGAGTTGTTGAGAGCggaaaacaaaataaaaagtttCAAGTTCCCAAACTTGTCAATATAAACTCTAAGTGTGAATATTGCGAGGGTAATTATAACATAGCCGGACCAATGTGGTATGGAAATTTACATAATGAAGAGTTTATTAATCGAATGTTAAAAGTCAATGCTGATTCTGATAAGGAAGTTTATTGTACAACTGAAAGGATTAAAGGAATGTTGACCTTAGCTAAGAACGAAATGGAGTTGccattttatttcaatttaaatCAACTATCATCCCTTTTTAAATCTCCTCCAATTCCAATCAATGATTTCTGTAGGAGTGTCGGGAACTTGGGATATAATGTTTCTTTAACTCACgcgaagaagaattgtaTAAAAACAGACGCTCCTTGGGATGTGATCTTAAAAATAAACAGACAGTGGTTAGCCGAATCTAATAAAGCcttattgaaaacttatGAGCAGAAGTTAGCCGATTCTCCAGAGAACGAGACTCTCTTatctaaaattaatttctaCAAGGAAAACATAGATGGAAATCCTAATTTGACAAGTGGCATGGTAGGGTAcaaaatcttgaagaatttgcCTAAGAATGCTAACGACGAAGTCATCAACTTTAACGACGATAACGACGTCAGTCAaaaaattaacaaattaAGACATTTGAAGATGGTTAGGTATCAAGAAAACCCAACTAAAAACTGGGGTCCAAAAGCAAGACCAGGGAAATAA
- a CDS encoding DEHA2E17248p (weakly similar to uniprot|Q03702 Saccharomyces cerevisiae YKL011C CCE1 cruciform cutting endonuclease) translates to MSINYQRQLSKYTNDVLSQVCTTCGLTVKPRKQDKIDAITNGMQMVARLPAKVNVLAIDVGVKNLSYCKLSQVGIGGDERPTLDIDQWKKIDLHEQYGSTYRPLTNDMTSLVDSKRYLSHLAFELVNDIVIRRDETPHVIVVENQRTRSNQLSSTLPNVLLNYTLENMVYSTIWTLQQQHPRLRDAMVMPMNASKMSHFWLNRFIDRPQNSQTKKLRIQLFFNWLYGDNDNAPFVHSFNLPERFGDFSSLHKSKYLLDQLGLPVVNNKIDDLIDSLLYGLTTHRSLQNQYSLLEVLNCNSDLLTFAEDRDKEHFRLIQKVIIDNNLELLNKPLKAKKSSAKTSAVSKL, encoded by the coding sequence ATGTCAATAAACTATCAAAGACAGCTTAGTAAATATACGAATGATGTGTTGAGTCAGGTGTGTACTACGTGCGGGCTAACGGTTAAGCCGAGAAAGCAGGACAAGATCGATGCAATCACTAACGGAATGCAGATGGTAGCGAGGCTTCCGGCGAAAGTCAACGTATTGGCAATAGATGTTGGGGTGAAGAACCTTTCATACTGCAAGCTATCGCAAGTAGGAATCGGGGGTGACGAAAGACCCACACTAGATATAGACCAGTGGAAAAAAATCGATTTACACGAACAGTATGGATCGACCTACCGACCATTGACGAACGACATGACTTCGTTGGTTGACTCGAAGAGATATTTGAGCCATCTTGCATTCGAATTGGTCAATGACATAGTGATACGACGGGATGAAACTCCTCATGTAATAGTGGTTGAAAACCAAAGGACAAGGTCGAATCAGCTTCTGTCTACGCTACCTAATGTACTACTCAACTATACACTTGAGAATATGGTATATTCGACGATTTGGACGCTTCAGCAACAACATCCAAGGTTGCGAGACGCGATGGTTATGCCTATGAATGCAAGCAAAATGTCACACTTTTGGTTAAATCGATTTATTGATCGCCCACAGAACTCTCAAACTAAGAAATTACGCATACAGCTATTTTTTAATTGGCTATATGgcgataatgataatgcaCCGTTTGTCCATAGTTTCAACTTGCCCGAAAGATTTGGTGATTTTTCATCGCTACACAAATCAAAGTATCTATTGGATCAACTCGGGTTGCCTGTAGtgaacaataaaattgatgatttgattGACAGCTTATTGTACGGCTTGACCACCCACAGGTCTTTACAAAACCAGTATTCTTTACTAGAGGTTTTAAATTGCAACAGTGATTTATTGACGTTTGCTGAAGATAGAGACAAGGAGCACTTTAGGCTAATTCAAAAGGTGATTATTGAcaataatcttgaattattaaataagcCTTTGAAAGCCAAAAAATCTTCAGCAAAAACATCTGCAGTTTCAAAACTATAG
- a CDS encoding DEHA2E17160p (similar to CA5458|IPF274 Candida albicans) — protein sequence MNSFDTLRKEQANIEHLLRTIPFNDNCSVDSKHFLNIYQLTYEDMSKLNGNDVKFPIDSNKLLKLGISLGNLIKSLQYDEETYSQQKQQQQQRLFMNSLDPKARKINPNPRNNEPYNPFRDQQYNYSTNNTDTSQPIYQLKFIRNLLSILKNFDIGNNYSVSQKLQDVSLNSSNATMNQYDVSTSPIKLNSNQLLIEKLEININLDTIFIYKMIIQLFQEIYANIEKHLLHVRQASSNNEEIPNNSPKANPAVFSPDSNNTGSSGAPVDEYDKLLKNAINKVSNGLIDPFTRLIINQVVSPSINGQVNNFLSSLT from the coding sequence ATGAACAGCTTCGATACTTTACGAAAGGAACAAGCTAATATAGAGCACCTATTAAGGACAATTCCGTTTAATGACAATTGTAGTGTTGATTCGAAgcattttttaaatatttatcaactaACCTATGAAGACATGCTGAAATTAAATGGGAATGATGTTAAATTCCCGattgattctaataaattacTCAAATTAGGCATATCTTTGGGAAACTTGATAAAGTCATTACAGTATGATGAGGAAACATACTCGCAACAAaaacagcaacaacaacaaagaTTATTTATGAATAGTTTGGATCCTAAAGCACGCAAAATCAATCCAAACCCCAGGAATAATGAACCCTACAACCCATTTAGAGATCAGCAATACAATTACTCAACAAATAATACTGATACAAGTCAACCGATctatcaattaaaatttatcaggaatttattaagtatactcaagaattttgatattggcAATAATTATTCTGTAAGTCAAAAACTACAGGATGTATCATTGAATAGTTCAAATGCAACTATGAATCAATACGATGTATCTACGTCGCCAATCAAGTTAAATTCCAATCAATTGTTGATTGAGAAATTGGAGATTAACATTAATTTAGATACAATATTCATATACAAAATGATTATTCAGCTATTTCAGGAAATTTACgctaatattgaaaaacaCTTACTCCATGTCAGGCAAGCCAGctctaataatgaagagatACCTAATAATTCACCGAAGGCAAATCCAGCTGTCTTCTCGCCtgattccaataatacCGGTTCGTCAGGGGCGCCAGTTGATGAATAcgataaattattgaaaaatgccATTAACAAGGTATCTAATGGATTAATTGATCCATTTACAAGATTAATTATCAACCAAGTTGTACTGCCATCAATTAATGGTCAAGTAAACAACTTTTTGAGTAGTTTAACCTAG